In one window of Blattabacterium sp. (Cryptocercus punctulatus) str. Cpu DNA:
- a CDS encoding L-threonylcarbamoyladenylate synthase, which produces MYFYKEEIEKSVKILKRGKCLLYPTDTVWGLGCDAFNLNSIEKIYKIKNRNISKSMIILVENIDRLYELIEYIPNLVKKIIQDNFIKKEKPITIVYKKPRKIVSNLLINSQDNTLAIRLTNDPFCSHLIKTLDRPIISTSANLSGFPTPKSFSEISYSILSKIDYSVNFRRREKARYNSSSILKIISNKIKILRM; this is translated from the coding sequence ATGTATTTTTATAAAGAAGAAATAGAAAAAAGTGTAAAAATATTGAAAAGAGGAAAATGTTTACTATACCCAACAGATACTGTATGGGGATTGGGATGTGATGCTTTTAATTTAAATTCTATAGAAAAAATATATAAAATAAAGAATAGAAATATTTCTAAATCTATGATTATTTTAGTAGAAAATATAGATCGTTTATACGAATTAATAGAGTATATTCCTAATTTAGTTAAGAAAATTATTCAGGATAATTTTATAAAAAAAGAGAAACCTATTACTATAGTATATAAAAAACCTCGTAAAATAGTTTCTAATTTATTGATCAATAGTCAAGATAACACTTTAGCTATTAGATTAACTAACGATCCATTTTGTTCTCATTTAATTAAAACATTAGATAGACCTATTATATCTACTTCTGCAAATTTATCAGGATTTCCAACTCCTAAATCCTTTTCTGAAATTAGTTATTCTATATTAAGTAAAATAGATTATTCTGTTAATTTTCGTAGAAGAGAAAAAGCCCGCTATAATAGTTCTTCTATACTAAAAATTATTTCAAATAAAATTAAAATATTACGTATGTAA
- a CDS encoding 2,3,4,5-tetrahydropyridine-2,6-dicarboxylate N-succinyltransferase, whose product MKVNQLKLEIENYWDKKKEIWSTNDSIRKIVIHVIDYVEQGSIRVSEFINGKWQVNEWIKKAIIMYFSIKKMKTIELGPFEFYDKIPIKNKFKEKGIRVVPHAIVRYGSYISPGVILMPSYVNIGSYIGKETMIDTWATIGSCAQIGKRVHISGGVGIGGVLEPIQNNPVIIEDDVFIGSRCILVEGVLIEKESVLGANVVITSSTKILDVTNQKPIEMKGIIPKYSVVIPGSYPKKFPSGIYHIPCAMIIGKRKESTNKKISLNEVLRTHHLIL is encoded by the coding sequence ATGAAAGTAAATCAACTAAAATTAGAAATAGAAAATTACTGGGATAAAAAAAAAGAAATATGGTCTACAAATGATAGTATAAGAAAAATCGTGATTCATGTTATTGATTATGTAGAACAAGGATCAATAAGAGTTTCGGAGTTTATAAATGGAAAATGGCAAGTCAATGAATGGATAAAAAAAGCTATAATTATGTATTTTTCTATAAAAAAAATGAAGACTATAGAATTGGGACCATTCGAATTTTATGATAAAATACCGATAAAAAATAAATTTAAAGAGAAAGGAATTCGCGTAGTCCCTCATGCTATAGTACGTTATGGGTCTTATATTTCTCCTGGAGTTATCCTGATGCCTTCTTATGTAAATATAGGATCTTATATAGGAAAAGAAACAATGATAGATACATGGGCAACTATAGGAAGCTGTGCTCAAATTGGAAAAAGAGTCCATATAAGTGGAGGAGTTGGAATAGGAGGGGTTTTAGAACCCATCCAAAATAATCCTGTAATTATTGAAGATGATGTTTTTATTGGATCTAGGTGTATTTTAGTAGAAGGAGTACTTATAGAAAAAGAATCCGTATTAGGAGCAAATGTTGTTATAACTTCCTCTACTAAAATTTTGGATGTAACAAATCAAAAACCTATAGAAATGAAAGGTATAATTCCAAAATATTCTGTAGTAATACCTGGATCCTATCCTAAAAAATTTCCTTCAGGAATATATCATATTCCATGTGCAATGATTATAGGAAAAAGAAAAGAAAGTACTAATAAAAAAATATCTTTAAATGAAGTGTTGAGAACGCATCATCTTATTTTGTAA